Proteins co-encoded in one Astatotilapia calliptera chromosome 18, fAstCal1.2, whole genome shotgun sequence genomic window:
- the LOC113009956 gene encoding uncharacterized protein LOC113009956, with product MAGLMGSGEPHDCIKKAQVEGKIEGQQSAQRAEVIALTRALRLAKNMRVNIYTDSAYAFGAAHVELAQWKGAGFRTATNAPICHKKALEDPDEVSIIKCKGHSQADSMVARGNQKADEAAKEAAGYKGQRQLVQVTPEEEVSTNSMEEVRQAQEETSPEEKGVWENKGAWQDGGLWRGPDGRPALTAKMAEQKVNEAHGLGHVGVKQMERNLCRWWHPDLRRMILEKARTCLICGAHNPKPAVKPEAGKFLMPERPGEEVVIDYTDMIDTGPGGVRYLLVCVDVLTGWPEAWATKCEDAKSVIKCLINHYIPRHGFPKRIRSDNGTHFKNKDLQEVERMNLNLKNKLAKICAQTGLNWVAALPIALMTIRCL from the exons ATGGCAGGCCTAATGGGGTCAGGAgaaccacatgactgtattaagaaagcccaggttGAAGGAAAAATCGAGGGACAACAGTCGGCCCAGAGAGCTGAAGTGATAGCCCTAACTCGAGCCCTGAGGTTGGCTAAAAACATGAGAGTGAACATCTACACTGACTCAGCATATGCGTTTGGAGCAGCTCATGTGGAACTGGCTCAGTGGAAGGGAGCCGGGTTCAGAACGGCCACTAATGCACCCATCTGTCACAAAAAGGCCCTGGAGGACCCAGACGAGGTAagtattataaaatgcaaaggccACTCACAAGCAGACAGTATGGTGGCAAGAGGAAATCAGAAAGCTGACGAAGCCGCAAAGGAAGCAGCGGGCTACAAAGGACAGAGACAACTGGTGCAGGTAACCCCAGAAGAGGAGGTTAGCACTAACAGCATGGAAGAAGTTAGACAGGCTCAGGAGGAGACATCCccagaggaaaagggggtgTGGGAAAACAAAGGAGCCTGGCAAGATGGCGGTTTGTGGAGGGGGCCAGATGGGCGTCCCGCTTTAACGGCCAAAATGGCGGAACAAAAGGTGAATGAGGCTCACGGGCTTGGTCACgtgggagtgaaacagatggagagaaatttgtgCCGATGGTGGCATCCTGATTTGAGAAGGATGATACTGGAAAAGGCCAGAACGTGCCTAATTTGTGGGGCACACAACCCAAAGCCAGCAGTAAAACCTGAAGCTGGTAAGTTTCTCATGCCAGAAAGGCCAGGAGAAGAGGTCGTGATTGATTATACCGACATGATTGATACAGGCCCAGGTGGGGTGAGgtatttgttggtgtgtgtggatgttttgacTGGATGGCCCGAAGCATGGGCGACCAAATGTGAAGACGCGAAAAGCGTGATTAAGTGCTTAATCAATCATTATATTCCAAGGCATGGGTTTCCCAAGAGAATTAGATCAGACAATGGTACTCACTTCAAGAATAAAGATTTGCAAGAG GTAGAGAGGATGaacctaaatttgaaaaacaagttggctAAAATTTGTGCGCAGACAGGGCTAAATTGGGTCGCAGCCCTGCCCATTGCTTTGATGACcataagatgtttatga